One region of Mucilaginibacter sp. 14171R-50 genomic DNA includes:
- a CDS encoding class I mannose-6-phosphate isomerase — protein MNSTLSQNPTAHAEIDDAGLRKTAQLLMPAKLTTEAVAGEEYNIYPVCKLGDNKIFNGYDALAGWVIKQKTVVIDGYAGILWDKVKTGLEQHIALKGFSINWVETTQYLKPEAEVDTLVKPFLGTADSVWGTKCTLNLHDLFQTEKLGAQQPNSEFEINIIIGTGASLANWQAPLIYIDMPKNELQFRMRAGAIKNLGSSEVDEPYLMYKRFYFVDWVLLNQHKKQLLDKITVLADGQWANNINWMFKTDFAEGLNKMSQSVIRVRPWFEPGAWGGQWIKEHIPGINKDVVNYAWSFELIVPENGLIFESDGNLLEASFDFLMFNNQQQVLGKHAERFGDEFPIRFDFLDTFDGGNLSIQCHPSLKYIQDVFGENITQDETYYILDCKEDANVYLGFQDNIDPDEFQAALIKSQNESTEVQIEDFVQVHQAKKHDLFLIPNGTIHSAGANNLVLEISATPYIFTFKMYDWLRLDLEGNPRPINIDHAFNNLNFECKGQKVKEEYISIPTVIEQTTDHTLVHLPTHPNHFYDIHRIEFTAETRVDTNDCCHIMMLVEGQKVLIETADGSRHVFAYAETFVIPAAAKWYKLTNLGKTPAKVIKAFLK, from the coding sequence ATGAACTCAACTTTATCTCAAAATCCAACCGCACACGCAGAAATAGATGATGCCGGCCTTCGCAAAACGGCACAGCTACTGATGCCTGCTAAATTAACTACAGAAGCAGTTGCAGGGGAAGAGTATAATATTTATCCGGTTTGCAAACTGGGCGACAACAAAATATTCAATGGTTATGACGCGCTCGCCGGGTGGGTCATTAAGCAAAAAACAGTAGTAATAGATGGTTACGCGGGTATCTTGTGGGATAAAGTAAAAACGGGCCTGGAACAGCATATAGCTTTAAAGGGCTTTAGCATCAACTGGGTAGAAACTACGCAGTATTTGAAACCGGAGGCTGAGGTTGATACCCTGGTAAAGCCGTTTCTGGGTACAGCAGATTCGGTTTGGGGTACTAAATGTACGTTAAACCTTCACGACCTGTTTCAAACGGAAAAGCTGGGCGCACAACAACCCAACAGCGAGTTTGAGATAAACATCATAATAGGCACAGGGGCATCGCTGGCTAACTGGCAGGCACCTTTAATATATATTGATATGCCTAAAAATGAGCTGCAGTTCAGGATGAGGGCCGGAGCAATAAAAAACCTGGGCAGCAGCGAAGTTGACGAACCATACCTGATGTATAAAAGGTTTTACTTTGTTGACTGGGTGTTACTTAACCAGCACAAAAAGCAACTGCTTGATAAAATTACCGTGTTGGCTGATGGCCAGTGGGCGAACAATATCAACTGGATGTTTAAAACCGATTTTGCCGAAGGATTAAATAAAATGAGCCAATCGGTTATACGCGTAAGGCCGTGGTTTGAGCCGGGCGCCTGGGGCGGGCAATGGATAAAAGAGCATATACCGGGCATTAATAAGGATGTTGTTAATTATGCCTGGTCGTTTGAATTGATAGTGCCCGAAAACGGACTGATATTTGAAAGTGATGGTAACCTGCTTGAAGCATCGTTTGATTTTTTAATGTTTAATAACCAACAGCAGGTATTGGGTAAACACGCAGAAAGATTTGGCGACGAGTTCCCGATAAGGTTTGATTTTTTGGATACGTTTGACGGCGGTAACTTGTCGATACAATGCCACCCCAGCCTAAAGTATATTCAGGATGTTTTTGGTGAGAACATAACACAGGATGAAACCTACTATATACTTGACTGTAAAGAAGACGCGAATGTTTACCTGGGTTTTCAGGATAACATAGATCCGGATGAATTTCAGGCTGCGCTGATTAAAAGCCAGAATGAAAGCACAGAAGTGCAAATAGAGGATTTTGTACAGGTGCACCAGGCTAAAAAGCACGACCTTTTCCTGATACCAAACGGAACCATCCATAGCGCAGGCGCTAACAACCTGGTGCTGGAGATTAGCGCTACACCTTACATATTTACCTTTAAAATGTACGACTGGCTGAGGTTGGACCTTGAGGGGAACCCACGGCCAATTAATATAGACCACGCTTTTAACAACCTTAATTTTGAGTGTAAAGGCCAAAAAGTTAAAGAGGAATATATCTCGATACCCACGGTAATTGAGCAAACAACCGATCATACCCTGGTGCACTTACCTACGCACCCTAATCATTTTTATGATATACACCGCATAGAGTTTACTGCCGAAACCCGTGTAGATACAAACGACTGCTGCCACATTATGATGCTGGTTGAAGGGCAAAAAGTTTTGATAGAGACCGCAGATGGCAGCCGCCACGTATTTGCCTACGCCGAAACCTTTGTTATACCTGCGGCGGCAAAATGGTATAAACTAACCAACTTGGGTAAAACCCCGGCAAAAGTTATAAAAGCCTTTTTAAAATAA
- a CDS encoding RagB/SusD family nutrient uptake outer membrane protein produces the protein MKRKFYIFLLLTLAGLAPACKKNLDVPPMNVVQDPDVFTTSNGITSYMARIYSELPIEDFKWGPNTGFKAYFYGSPSAITGEAISRDQQNSTETFGYWADAYLLIRECNYFMETLPDYASNFTPAEVNGWLGEARFIRAATYFALVKRYGGVPIIDKVLTKPGANIDDITQSIEELKVPRSSEEAVYDFIAADFDFAYANLPESNQKGRANKYAAAAFKSRAMLFAGSIAKYNNITLVAGSERLCGIPASKAADYFKASYDAAVLVQGRYSLYKNNWIAGNKDAQYQNFVNLFLDANSSENIFVRQYKYPDAAHWYDANNVPYQLTGGVSSETCPTLDFVEMFEGLPKNADGTIKTVDASGQYILYDRPLDLFTNAEPRLRATVIFPGDLFKNQNIEIRRGIYTQNSAGGIDKLVPFGSTSPYPSGKFVGSATVVQDAYVLPDKSKMNPAGLSGVFTNYSGQAGNISGFSIRKYLVPDKPTSEVQTNRSEQAWIELRYAEVLLNRAEAAYELYSLGQGGNYQQDALTDINAIRERAGASLLPSITNIDDIRMERRKELAFENKTWFDLRRWRIIDKEQNNTIYRILMPFYVADANKYFFDPRFDERNSRYTFDTKWYYEQIPPAVIGRSTNLVQNPGY, from the coding sequence ATGAAAAGAAAGTTTTATATATTTCTGCTTCTTACCCTTGCCGGGCTTGCACCTGCGTGTAAGAAAAATCTTGATGTGCCGCCAATGAACGTGGTTCAGGATCCTGACGTTTTCACAACCTCAAATGGCATCACATCCTACATGGCGCGTATTTACAGCGAACTGCCTATCGAGGATTTTAAATGGGGGCCTAATACAGGCTTTAAAGCCTATTTCTATGGATCCCCAAGCGCTATTACAGGCGAAGCTATCAGCCGCGATCAGCAAAACAGTACCGAAACCTTTGGTTATTGGGCCGATGCTTACCTGTTGATCAGGGAGTGTAATTACTTTATGGAAACCTTGCCAGATTACGCAAGCAACTTTACACCCGCAGAGGTTAACGGCTGGCTTGGCGAGGCGCGCTTTATAAGAGCTGCTACCTATTTTGCATTAGTAAAACGTTACGGTGGTGTGCCAATTATAGATAAGGTGCTTACCAAACCAGGGGCAAATATTGATGATATCACACAAAGCATTGAAGAGCTTAAAGTGCCCCGCTCTTCTGAAGAAGCTGTGTACGATTTTATAGCTGCTGATTTTGACTTTGCGTATGCCAACCTGCCCGAAAGCAACCAGAAAGGCAGGGCAAACAAATACGCGGCCGCAGCATTTAAATCGCGCGCAATGCTGTTTGCCGGCAGTATAGCAAAATACAACAATATTACATTGGTAGCGGGTTCCGAACGTTTGTGCGGTATACCGGCAAGCAAAGCGGCCGATTACTTCAAAGCCAGTTATGATGCTGCTGTGTTGGTTCAGGGTAGATACAGCCTTTATAAAAACAATTGGATAGCAGGCAATAAGGATGCCCAGTACCAAAACTTCGTAAACTTGTTTTTGGATGCCAACAGCAGTGAAAATATATTTGTGAGGCAGTATAAATATCCCGACGCTGCCCATTGGTACGATGCCAACAACGTGCCTTATCAATTAACCGGTGGTGTTTCGTCAGAAACCTGCCCTACACTTGATTTTGTAGAGATGTTTGAAGGGCTGCCTAAAAACGCCGATGGCACCATTAAAACGGTTGATGCAAGCGGTCAATATATTTTATACGATCGCCCGCTTGACCTTTTTACCAATGCCGAGCCGCGCTTACGAGCAACCGTTATTTTCCCGGGCGATCTGTTCAAAAATCAAAATATCGAGATACGGCGTGGTATTTATACCCAAAATTCTGCAGGCGGTATTGACAAGCTTGTTCCGTTTGGATCAACCTCACCTTACCCATCTGGTAAATTTGTAGGGTCTGCAACAGTAGTTCAAGACGCTTATGTATTACCTGACAAATCAAAAATGAACCCGGCCGGCCTTAGCGGTGTTTTTACAAACTACAGCGGGCAGGCAGGTAACATTTCAGGCTTTTCTATCAGGAAGTATTTAGTGCCTGATAAGCCAACTTCTGAGGTGCAGACAAACCGTTCTGAGCAGGCTTGGATAGAACTGCGTTACGCCGAGGTATTATTGAACCGCGCGGAAGCCGCCTACGAATTATATAGCTTGGGGCAGGGTGGGAATTACCAGCAGGATGCCTTAACTGATATCAATGCTATACGCGAAAGGGCCGGCGCAAGTTTGCTGCCATCTATCACAAACATAGATGATATTAGAATGGAGCGGAGAAAAGAGCTTGCATTTGAAAACAAAACATGGTTTGACCTTAGAAGGTGGCGCATAATTGATAAAGAGCAAAACAATACTATTTACAGGATATTAATGCCGTTTTATGTGGCCGATGCCAATAAATACTTCTTTGACCCCCGCTTTGACGAAAGGAACAGCCGCTACACTTTTGATACCAAATGGTATTACGAGCAAATACCGCCGGCTGTAATTGGCCGGAGTACAAACTTAGTTCAAAATCCAGGCTATTAA
- a CDS encoding head GIN domain-containing protein, which produces MKKAISCFVLVICAVITFSAAAQEVTRDVSGFTGIECNGPFNVQIKIDGTESLKLDVDAEVLNDIKTVVEDGVLKIGLKNGWKNHSNVKRANVYITAKKLSYLANGGSGNAVLTGVITGENATLAVSGSGNLKAGVKSTVFRASVSGSGSIDLNGSTGSAAVSVSGSGSINAKEFTAQTVNAKISGSGGVSIIANISVSASISGSGGLEYTGNAKIANSNYSGSGRITKVN; this is translated from the coding sequence ATGAAAAAAGCAATTAGCTGTTTCGTATTGGTCATATGTGCGGTAATTACTTTTAGCGCAGCCGCTCAGGAAGTGACCCGTGATGTTTCCGGATTCACCGGTATTGAATGCAACGGGCCATTCAATGTGCAAATTAAAATAGACGGAACAGAAAGCCTGAAACTTGATGTAGATGCTGAAGTTTTAAATGATATAAAAACTGTAGTTGAAGACGGCGTACTTAAAATAGGTCTCAAAAACGGGTGGAAAAACCACAGTAACGTAAAACGGGCTAATGTATATATAACCGCGAAAAAGTTAAGTTACCTGGCGAACGGCGGGTCGGGCAACGCGGTTTTGACCGGCGTGATCACCGGCGAAAACGCCACACTGGCAGTCAGTGGTTCAGGCAATTTAAAAGCCGGGGTAAAGTCGACAGTATTTAGGGCAAGCGTTAGCGGGTCAGGCAGCATCGATTTAAACGGCAGTACCGGTAGTGCAGCAGTCAGCGTTTCCGGATCAGGGAGCATAAATGCTAAAGAATTTACGGCGCAAACGGTTAATGCTAAAATATCTGGCTCCGGCGGCGTTTCTATAATAGCTAATATTTCTGTATCAGCAAGTATATCCGGTTCGGGTGGTTTGGAATATACAGGAAATGCAAAAATTGCTAACTCAAATTATTCAGGTTCCGGACGCATCACTAAAGTTAATTAA
- a CDS encoding GntR family transcriptional regulator, whose amino-acid sequence MKYSIDHKSPIPLHAQAETLLRQLIEQDDYQNGKILPNEVELAKMLAISRTTLRQAITKLVFEGLLVRKKRTGTKVAQGAVSSKSNNWLSFSQEMKLRGIPIKNFEFHVTWVYPDEALANFFEIKTDRKILKMERVRGKPEEPFVYFASYFHPRVGLTGEEDFKRPLYEMLEQEHSVIATLSKEEISAKAADSFIANKLKIAAGSPVLFRKRFVFDQGERPIEYNLGYYKADSFVYTVESSR is encoded by the coding sequence ATGAAGTATTCTATAGATCATAAGAGCCCTATCCCGTTACATGCCCAAGCAGAAACGCTGTTACGACAACTAATTGAGCAGGATGATTACCAAAACGGTAAAATTTTACCTAACGAAGTAGAACTGGCCAAAATGCTGGCCATATCACGTACCACTTTAAGGCAGGCAATTACCAAACTGGTTTTTGAGGGACTCTTGGTGCGTAAAAAACGAACCGGCACCAAGGTTGCGCAAGGCGCGGTAAGCTCGAAATCAAATAACTGGCTGAGTTTCTCGCAAGAAATGAAGTTAAGGGGCATTCCTATAAAAAACTTCGAATTTCATGTTACCTGGGTATACCCCGACGAAGCATTGGCTAATTTTTTTGAAATAAAAACCGATAGAAAAATACTGAAGATGGAGCGTGTAAGGGGTAAACCGGAAGAACCTTTCGTTTACTTTGCCTCATACTTTCACCCGCGTGTCGGTTTAACAGGCGAGGAGGACTTTAAAAGACCATTATACGAAATGCTGGAGCAAGAGCACTCGGTTATTGCTACCCTTTCCAAAGAGGAGATAAGCGCTAAAGCAGCAGATTCGTTCATAGCCAACAAACTTAAAATTGCCGCAGGCAGCCCTGTGTTATTTCGCAAACGTTTTGTGTTTGATCAGGGCGAGCGTCCTATTGAGTATAATCTGGGCTACTACAAAGCCGATAGCTTTGTGTATACGGTAGAAAGCTCGAGGTAG
- a CDS encoding sugar porter family MFS transporter, giving the protein MSEIALNTEVKKSTTYLYLVCLVAALGGFLFGFDTAVISGTVSLVKNDFSLDAVNEGWFVSCALLGCIIGVSLSGKLSDKYGRKIVLILSAVLFLASALGCMLSGSFTILIISRLVGGLGIGVASMVSPLYISEFSPPRYRGMMVSLYQLALTIGIVLAYFSNAYLAGHTADTFSGQGMEKIFSAEVWRAMLGMGALPAAIFLVSLFLVPESPRWLLLKGETQKAKNILIKIDGAESARRELEDFNTSNNEGEGSLKELFTPVYRRALWIGLLLPFLSQVCGINAVIYYGPRILEQAGFTLNNALGGQVTIGIVNVVFTFVAIFTVDKWGRKPLLFVGIGGAVISLIIIGALFALGITQGPWILIFILAFIACFAFSFGPVCWVVIGEIFPNAIRGKAMALATLSLWIGNFLVGQLTPVLLEGIGSSWTFWVFALCCSPALYITWKLIPETKGKSLEMIEAFWKTTYRNKE; this is encoded by the coding sequence ATGAGCGAGATAGCATTAAATACCGAAGTAAAAAAGAGTACCACATATTTATACCTGGTATGCCTGGTGGCTGCACTTGGGGGCTTTTTGTTTGGGTTTGATACCGCCGTAATTTCTGGTACGGTAAGCCTGGTAAAAAACGATTTTAGCCTTGACGCTGTTAACGAGGGCTGGTTTGTAAGCTGCGCTTTATTAGGTTGCATCATAGGCGTGAGCTTATCAGGCAAGTTAAGCGATAAATACGGGCGTAAAATTGTACTTATTTTATCGGCAGTACTTTTCCTTGCGTCAGCATTGGGCTGTATGCTTTCGGGGTCGTTTACCATACTTATCATTTCGAGACTTGTGGGCGGTTTAGGTATAGGGGTGGCCTCTATGGTTTCGCCGTTATACATATCGGAGTTTTCGCCGCCACGATACCGCGGCATGATGGTATCGTTATATCAGCTGGCATTGACCATCGGTATAGTGCTCGCCTATTTTTCAAACGCATACCTGGCCGGCCATACTGCCGATACATTTAGCGGACAAGGTATGGAAAAGATATTTTCTGCTGAGGTTTGGCGTGCAATGCTGGGCATGGGCGCTTTGCCGGCTGCAATATTTCTGGTGTCGTTGTTTTTAGTTCCCGAATCACCAAGGTGGCTGTTATTAAAAGGCGAGACGCAAAAAGCGAAAAATATTTTAATAAAAATAGACGGAGCCGAATCAGCCAGGCGCGAGCTCGAAGATTTTAATACATCCAATAACGAGGGAGAGGGCTCGTTAAAAGAGCTGTTTACACCGGTTTATCGCAGGGCGTTATGGATAGGCTTGTTATTGCCATTCCTGTCGCAGGTTTGTGGTATAAACGCTGTAATTTATTATGGCCCAAGGATATTGGAACAAGCGGGTTTTACGCTGAACAACGCGCTTGGCGGCCAGGTGACCATAGGCATAGTTAACGTGGTATTTACATTTGTTGCCATTTTTACGGTTGATAAATGGGGCCGCAAACCCTTGCTATTTGTCGGGATAGGCGGCGCTGTGATATCACTTATCATTATAGGAGCGCTATTTGCCCTGGGCATTACCCAGGGGCCATGGATACTGATCTTCATTTTAGCTTTCATAGCCTGCTTTGCTTTTTCTTTTGGCCCCGTGTGCTGGGTGGTTATAGGCGAAATATTTCCTAACGCCATAAGGGGTAAAGCTATGGCCCTTGCTACGCTTTCCTTATGGATCGGCAATTTCCTGGTGGGGCAGTTAACCCCTGTACTGCTCGAAGGAATAGGTTCATCGTGGACGTTTTGGGTATTCGCCCTGTGTTGTTCGCCCGCTTTATATATCACATGGAAACTGATACCCGAAACCAAAGGCAAATCGCTGGAGATGATAGAAGCCTTTTGGAAAACCACCTATCGTAATAAAGAATAG
- a CDS encoding TonB-dependent receptor, with protein sequence MRFFLQKNIRKTGHKPISLVLMMRRVTGGLLLRDVAQNPQAIEKGRRVLSTQSSLGWATNFDHTIYKKAFFTPLILLVCMFITTAAFSQDVAKIQGTVSDEQGTLPGVSVSLKGTTTGTITNVDGKFFINAKVGQTLVFSFIGYNTKEVVIGSDGPLNVKLITSSSNLNEVVVVGYGTQKKGALTTAVSTITNSEIVTTKNENVINSIAGKIPGLRVVQNSAEPGDFNNSFDIRGMGSPLLVVDGVPRTDIMRIDPNDIESISVLKDASAAIYGVRAANGVILVTTKKGKKGALELNYTANYGLQVPIKFPETVGAVDWLTLVNEKSMHTLNGGHIIYGSEYFEPYLNGTKQSANWYDAVIKSSAPQTQHNLSASGGSENTTYFVSLGYTGQDGILKSNDLNYRRYNVRSNLSTKVSKNLTFDLNLNGIMEQKNMPYNAPYWAFRSLWYVPPTTSIYANDNKSYLNNVANVVNPVALTDADVNGYQILNNKWFQSSASITYDVPFVHGLSVKGLYSYDYNMTDNKKYMKSFNVYNYDAAKDIYNATPQQKPSTLRREFYDYPTMLSQFSLNYNHTFGKDIHHVNALLLYETSDRLADNFYAQRELSIPVDQLLAGNSFNQLGSMADNVLYKYSNAGVVGTFTYDYKSKYLADFRFRYDGSSKFANDKQWGFFPAASLGWRVSEEGFWKNASGLSFVNNLKFRASYGKTGDDSASSYQFITGYTYPASGSSTGQPKGSVFDGTFINGVQSKGIPNPYITWYTAKTLDIGFDLEAWNGLLGVTFDYYKRDRSGLLATQLLTLPDVVGAALPQQNLNGDRTQGFDFEISHRNHIGQFGYNVRGVFGMTRTMNTVRVQAMAGNSYLNWLNSSNTTNRYNNIYWGYGANGQFESFDALKNSAIYVNKGTVVGDYRYQDWNGDGQVGSDDSHPIATTGLPLITFGLSLGASYKNFDVNLQLQGAAQVNASYLEQLNTPLWAGGGALSQFLDRYHPADPNANPYDPNTVWIPGHFAYTGTVPYTNTLANLQDASYVRLKSAEIGYTLPKKWVSTLGIKGLRVFANGYNLLTITGLQYMDPEHPSATSAIDSQYGYIYPLDKIYQFGVNVKF encoded by the coding sequence ATGAGATTTTTTTTACAAAAAAACATCAGAAAAACAGGGCACAAGCCAATAAGCCTTGTTTTGATGATGCGCCGCGTTACAGGAGGTCTCCTGCTTCGCGATGTAGCGCAAAACCCGCAAGCCATTGAGAAGGGCAGGCGGGTTTTATCAACACAATCATCCCTCGGCTGGGCAACTAATTTTGATCACACTATTTACAAAAAAGCATTTTTCACGCCTCTTATTTTGTTGGTATGTATGTTCATAACAACTGCCGCGTTTAGCCAGGACGTTGCCAAAATACAGGGTACCGTATCAGATGAACAGGGCACACTGCCCGGGGTAAGCGTTAGTCTTAAAGGCACTACAACCGGTACCATTACCAATGTAGATGGTAAGTTTTTTATTAATGCTAAAGTGGGGCAAACGCTTGTTTTCAGCTTTATTGGCTACAACACTAAAGAAGTGGTGATTGGCAGCGATGGTCCACTGAATGTGAAACTTATAACAAGCAGTTCAAACTTAAATGAAGTGGTTGTTGTAGGTTACGGCACGCAGAAAAAAGGCGCGCTTACCACAGCGGTGTCCACTATTACCAATTCTGAAATTGTAACTACAAAAAACGAGAATGTTATAAACTCAATTGCAGGTAAGATACCTGGCCTGCGCGTAGTGCAAAACAGCGCTGAGCCGGGCGACTTCAACAACTCGTTTGATATAAGGGGCATGGGCAGCCCGCTGTTGGTAGTAGACGGCGTACCCAGAACAGATATTATGCGTATCGACCCAAATGATATAGAAAGTATTTCGGTATTAAAGGATGCATCTGCAGCTATTTATGGTGTGCGCGCAGCCAATGGGGTGATACTGGTTACCACAAAAAAAGGTAAAAAAGGCGCCCTGGAGTTGAACTACACTGCAAATTATGGCCTGCAGGTTCCTATAAAATTCCCCGAAACGGTTGGCGCCGTTGATTGGTTGACATTGGTGAATGAGAAAAGCATGCATACTCTGAACGGCGGGCACATAATCTACGGGTCGGAATATTTTGAACCATATTTAAATGGCACTAAACAAAGCGCCAACTGGTACGATGCTGTAATAAAATCATCGGCGCCGCAAACCCAGCATAACTTAAGCGCAAGCGGCGGCAGCGAAAACACAACTTACTTTGTGAGCCTTGGATATACCGGGCAGGATGGTATCTTAAAAAGTAACGACCTTAATTACAGGAGGTATAATGTACGCTCGAACCTGAGCACAAAGGTATCAAAGAACTTGACCTTTGATCTGAACCTGAACGGCATAATGGAACAAAAAAACATGCCATATAATGCACCTTACTGGGCGTTCAGAAGCTTATGGTATGTACCACCTACAACATCTATTTATGCCAACGACAATAAATCGTATTTAAATAACGTAGCCAATGTGGTAAACCCGGTGGCGCTAACCGATGCGGATGTAAACGGTTATCAAATATTGAACAACAAATGGTTTCAATCTTCGGCCAGTATTACGTATGATGTTCCGTTTGTGCACGGCTTAAGCGTAAAAGGCTTATATAGCTACGATTACAATATGACGGATAACAAAAAATACATGAAGTCATTCAACGTGTACAATTACGATGCCGCCAAAGATATTTACAACGCAACCCCGCAGCAAAAGCCAAGCACGTTAAGGCGCGAGTTTTATGATTATCCAACCATGCTATCGCAGTTCTCATTAAACTATAATCATACGTTTGGTAAAGATATTCATCACGTAAATGCTTTGCTGCTTTATGAAACCAGCGACCGCCTGGCCGATAACTTTTACGCCCAGCGCGAGTTATCGATCCCTGTAGATCAGCTTTTGGCGGGTAACAGTTTTAATCAACTAGGTAGCATGGCAGACAACGTACTGTACAAGTATTCAAATGCAGGGGTTGTGGGTACTTTTACGTACGATTACAAGTCAAAATACCTTGCCGATTTTAGGTTCAGGTACGATGGTTCATCAAAATTTGCCAACGATAAACAATGGGGGTTCTTCCCCGCAGCATCGTTGGGATGGCGTGTTTCTGAAGAAGGCTTCTGGAAAAATGCTTCAGGGCTCTCATTTGTTAACAACTTAAAATTCAGGGCCTCGTATGGTAAAACCGGTGACGACTCCGCATCAAGCTACCAGTTTATTACCGGGTACACATACCCGGCAAGCGGATCCTCTACAGGGCAGCCAAAAGGATCTGTTTTTGATGGAACATTTATAAACGGTGTACAAAGCAAGGGTATCCCAAATCCTTATATAACATGGTATACTGCAAAAACACTCGATATCGGTTTCGACCTGGAAGCATGGAACGGGTTGTTAGGCGTTACATTTGATTACTATAAAAGAGATAGGTCTGGCCTATTGGCTACACAACTGTTAACCTTGCCCGATGTTGTTGGCGCAGCCTTACCACAACAAAACCTTAACGGCGACCGTACCCAGGGTTTTGATTTTGAAATATCGCACCGCAACCATATTGGCCAGTTTGGCTACAATGTTCGGGGTGTTTTTGGTATGACAAGAACCATGAATACAGTAAGGGTTCAGGCAATGGCAGGCAACTCTTATCTTAATTGGTTAAACAGTAGCAATACAACAAACCGTTACAATAATATCTATTGGGGATATGGCGCCAACGGCCAGTTTGAATCATTTGATGCACTGAAAAACAGCGCGATATATGTTAATAAAGGTACAGTTGTGGGCGATTACCGTTACCAGGACTGGAATGGCGACGGACAGGTAGGTTCTGACGACAGCCATCCGATAGCAACCACCGGTTTACCACTAATTACCTTTGGGCTAAGCCTGGGCGCATCATATAAAAACTTTGATGTTAACTTACAGCTACAGGGTGCTGCACAGGTAAACGCCAGCTACTTAGAGCAATTGAATACACCACTATGGGCCGGCGGCGGCGCCCTGTCTCAGTTCTTGGACAGGTACCACCCTGCAGATCCTAACGCTAACCCTTACGACCCAAACACGGTATGGATCCCTGGTCACTTTGCCTACACCGGTACGGTGCCTTACACCAATACCCTAGCAAATCTTCAGGATGCTTCTTACGTAAGGCTTAAGAGTGCCGAAATTGGTTACACGTTACCAAAAAAATGGGTATCAACCTTGGGGATCAAAGGCTTAAGAGTGTTTGCTAACGGTTACAACTTATTAACAATAACGGGCCTGCAATATATGGATCCTGAACACCCGTCGGCAACTTCAGCTATTGATAGTCAGTACGGTTACATATATCCGCTTGATAAAATATACCAGTTTGGCGTTAATGTCAAATTTTAA